CTCATGACCAAGCTCCAAGCCGAGGTGAGAGGCAACATCTTATTAGGCAACAAGCAGGGCATGGTTATCACCGAGGATGAGCTCGGCAACAGCAATCTAGCCTACCTCAAGGCCGTCATCAAAGAGACGCTCCGACTCCACATGCCGGCGCCGCTCCTGGTGCCGCACCTCTCCATGGCCGACTGCGACATCGAGGGCTACACGATCCCGGCGGGGACGCGCGCCATCGTCAACAGCTGGGCTCTTGCCAGGGACCCAAGCTGCTGGGAGAAGCCGGAGGAGTTCATGCCGGAGCGGTTCATGGAAGGCGGCAGCGCTGCGGCCATGGACTACAAGGGGAACGACTTCCGCTACTTGCCATTTGGGGCCGGGCGGAGGATCTGCCCTGGCATAACCTTCGCGTCCTGCACCATCGAGGTCATGCTAGCAAACCTTGTGTACCACTTCCACTGGGAGCTGCCGCCTGGATCCAAGGAGAAAGGCATCGATATGACCGAATCATTCGGGGTCACTGTGCACCGCACACACAACCTCCTCCTTGTCCCCGCACTGCCTCATTAGTAGCTACTAGTTTTTTAGATTCTCCTGTTGTGCTTTATTTAGCTGCATGCGGATCGATCAAGGCAGACTAGCTACTCTTAAACTTCCGATcctatatataattatattgtTTGTTATTGCGAAGACTACCTATATATAATAAGTGTTGGACTTGTTATTAATTTGAACTATATATATCTTAttttatcttactattactaatcgAAAGCTTCTTTTGTAGTTTCatatgaagccacctaggatcctagttAGACACTATAAAATAATAgtgaaattctagaaattctcacaataaTCAGAAACATCGAACCATCAATCCAATAACGTGCgcctaaattacccacctctaccattataaaaaatctaaaataactcataatttttgtataaattacccacctaaagtaaccccctaaacatatatctaaattactcacccctgcCCTCATCAAAACAATCTAAAATAGCTCCTAATCTTTGTATAAATTCCCACATATGTCAttattaaaataatataaatgacGGGGGTGTAAACCCGGGATCCATGGACCCGACTCGTGTAAAGGGAAACCCAACAGATTCACTGGGCCAAGAACGTCACGGCCCACTAACCCACGTAGGGAGCTGCCTTCGTCCCTAAGCCAACACATCCgggagcccgacctcccggGACGTGTGGCAGCCCCCGACCTAGCACCCGGGTCAGAGCCATGCCGGATAACCCGGGACGTGCGCTCCAAGGAAGCCGCTCTGCCTGATAGGCGTGCCGGCCAAGACAGGCCCCATACAGGCCCCACGACGCCAGTCCTCCTTATCTTGCGGCGCGGGCATAGGCTACAGGATCCCTGACAAAAGGACAACGTTGCCCGCGCAGGCCCCGCAACACTACAGGAGGGGGTGTCAATAGGACGTCGCCTCCCCCGCCGTAATGATGGTTGCCTCTGCGCACCACCTTGTTACGCCAGCAAGCGTGACCAGACGCCCCCGTCCTGACCTCGGTAATGCACCCATCACAGGGTGTGCCGCCCTGCTGGCAGGGACTAGGCAAGGGAAACGTAAGATAGCCCTGCTGATAAGGAACGTAGGCCCAGACGGACGAGACCGGAGGTGACCCCGAACAACCATCCGAGTGATCGGGCCGCCCTGACTAATCCAGGATGGGACAACACCGGGACAACTCGTTGCCCAAGAAGATCGCCAAGATCACCCGTTGCCCAAGAAGATCGCTAGGATCAAGCCCGCCCATCCCAACCGACCGAGTGGGCCCTGACGACTGACGAGAACGAAGGACACCCGACGGTGCCGAAACTCAGCGCTAGACATATATAAATGGGGGgcccaccttggactataaaagagaaaaacccccacgtaggaaagggttggactcctagaggttcgacactacttgaccagcttgtaagctcccctctgaactttgagcaatcgtgctcgagagcaatagagcaagaacaccacccccatactggacgtagggcacatTCGGCCTGAActagtctaaatcctcgagtctttgcatgctagaccatatccgatcaagcgcacatcAAACGAGCAACCGAGTAGTTTAGTTGTCGCTCATTTCCCGCTGCGACAGTTtagcgccgtccgtggggagcgctTTGTGCGTTCATTGCTTCGGCGATCGGATGGTTTCGATCACTCCATTCGCCGCCCCGGCGGCGAGCCAGAGCGAGATGATCCGCTTCGGCTACCTGGAGTTCCCCGCGGTCCCCCGTGATGGATCGTGGGCCCCTCCACCATTCCCGCCTTCCTCAACCTTCCACTTTGGAAGCCTGGAGTTCGTCACCGaccagctcggtgcactgcgccTCCGAGAGGAGGAAGTCGCTCCGGCGGCCGCAGAGgagcccgctcctcctcccaagcCTCACAAACTGAGGCGTCGGCGATCAGCTCGCTGGCGCATCAGGAAGCACAGGCCATCACAGCCAATCCGTGCGGTGCTCCGCCACATCGCGCTTATGATGGCCTCCAACCCCGCCGTCGAGGACGTCAACCTGGTCCTCTTCTCTCTGGCCAACGTCTCACAGCAGCTCGCGGGCGGACCTCCGCTCCCGCCGCCCCACTCGTTCTCAGAGTGGCTCTCGTTCGGCCTACGCAACTCCGCGAGCGTCTACGTTCGGGAGCTGCACAAGGTCGCCAAAGGGCGCCAGCCCGCATCTCATTTCGTGGGCATGACCAAGAGCTACCCCGACTTCATCCACGACCTCCTGTGCTACGAGGATCCCCTGAGTGATTCCTTCAGCACGGGAGACAACCACCTGGAGGGAACATCCCCGCCACAGCGCATGTGCGCCATGGCCGACAACGACCAGCCGCCGGGGGTGGTGCCGCCCGAGCAGACGCACACCCCACCGGACCACCGCGAGCGCGCACTCGCCAACGCGCAGGCTCGCGGCGAAGATCTCCGCCATCGTCAACAGATGCCCCTGCCCGTGGTCCAGCCTCCACGGGCTCCCTCCGGGTCAAAGGGAATAAACCCCGCGGGTTTCGAACGTCAATGTGTGCGCGGGGTCAACCGCGTCATAATCAATGACGCCCGCATGCAGCTCCCGCAAGAGTTTCGTGCAGGCCAGAACATCGCAGCGGCCGCGATCCTCCTGCAGACGCTGCCGGAGCCGGAGGACCCGGCCCTGAGGAACCTTCACCGCCAGGTGCGGAACCTTGTAGAACTCACCGCCGTCCAGCAGGCGGAGAGCTCCTCACTGCACCGCCGGCAAGCCACTGCCTCGTGTCCCACCGGCGGCGCGAGCCACCATGGGCCGGAACCATCCGAGGTACAGCGCCCTCCACCAGCACAGCAAGCCAATGTGGGCGGCGCGccagccccggcggcggcatccGCTCCTCTTCCGCCGAGGCCGCCGATTCACGACCGCGTCGGTCCCAACTACGACGCGCGCAGCGTGATCCAAGGCCGGCAATAGGCGAGGCATCACGCCGATGTTGACCACGCGGCCGCTCGAGCAGAGGACGCACAGGTATACGCACCCAACCCGGAGCGCTCACCACTCCGGCGAGGGGGACGCCCCTACGACCCCGACATGGACCGCGACTGGAGTCCGAGCCCGGACCCCACCGGACCAAACGCCTTTTCCAGGGCAATTCGTGGGGCGCCTTTCCCCCAACGCTTTCGGCCACCGGCGAATGTTGTAAAATATTCTGGGGATACGACCCCCGGCGTGTGGCTGGAGGACTACCGGCTTGCATGCCGGGCctgaggagcgagcgacgaccGCTTCATCATCCAGTATCTCCCAATATGCTTGGGAGAAAATGTCCGCGCCTGGCTGGAGTTCTTGCCCGCCGACTCTATCGGTAGCTGGGCTGACCTCCAGAAAGTGTTCATCGGCAACTTTCAAGGCACGTACGTACGTCCGGGCAATTCTTGGGACCTCAAGAACTGCAAGTAGGAGCCCGGCGAGTCCCTGTGTGACTTCatccggcgcttctccaagcagtgcaactCACTCCCGGGCGTCGTCGACGCTGACATCATCAGCGCGTTCCTCAGCGGGACGCACTGCAAAACCCTGGTCCACAAACAAGGGTGCCAAAAGCCGCGCACCATGCACGAGCTCTAGGGTGCCAAAAGCCGCGCACCACGCACGGGCTCTTGGAGATCGCCACTAGCCACGCCTCCGGTGAGGAGGCGGTCAGGGCCGTCTTCGAGCGCGACCCGCAAGTGGCAAAGGCAAAGCGACATGACCGCGACAGGCCTTCCTCAAGCCGAAAGGATAAGAGGAACAAGAAGAATTGCCGACCTCCCGccaccggcgaggtcgcggcGACCGAGCGCCAAGATAAGCGCCCTCCTAGAAACGGCCACCTCAACCAGCTTCTGGAGAAGCCATGCACCAACCATGGCTATCCGGTGAATCACAAGTTCAAGGATTGTGACATGATGAAGCACCTCCTCCGCAGGACAGCCAAaaccgacggcgacggccgtgACAAGCGACCCGACACCGACCAGGACAAAGAGAAGCCGGCGGAAGGAGAGTTCCCGGACGTGAACCGGTGCTTGGTCATcatcggcggcctggaggaTGAGTGTTCCCGGTGACTGCGGAAGGTGCGGCTCCGCGAGGTATGTGCTACCACAAGTTCTATTCCCAGAAAGTTAAAGTGGGCGTCCACGCCCATTATTTTCGATCAGCATGACCATCCGGCCAGCATCCCTCGGCCTGGGAGCTACCCTCTCGTCGTTGACCCCGTCGTAAGCAACATGCGCCTATCCAAGGTGCTGATGGACaggggcagcagcctcaacatcctctACATCGACACCCTGGAGGCCATGGGGATCCTGTGAGCCTGCCTGCGGGCCTCTGTTCCCCTTCTACGGCATCCTGCCGGGCATGAAGGCGTACCCGGTCGGCAACATCGACTTGCCGGTCATGTTCGGCAGCAAAGCCAACTTCCGCACCGAAACCCTCACGTTTGAGGTGGTGGACTGGAAGGGGGCGTACCACACCATTCTCGGCCACCCCGCctatgccaagttcatggcggtgcccaactacacctacctcaagctcaagctgCCAAGCCCGAACGGGGTCATCATAGTGAGCGGCTCCTTCGAGCAGGCCTACGTCAGCAGCCGCGAATACTTCAACCTCGCCACCACTGCGGCAAACTCAGCTGAGCTTGGCCAGCTTCGCGCCACCACTCCCGAGTGCCGTCCTGACCCTGCCAAGCCTAGCCAGGCACCGGCCTTCATCTCAACCAATGAGACCAAGCCAGTCGTGGTCGACGACACCGATCCAACCAAGATGGTGCAGGTGGGCACCCAGCTGTCGGCCAAATAGGAACACGCGCTTgtcgacttcctccgcgccaacaaggacacttttgcctggaagccgtccgacatgccgggcatcccaagggaggtcgccgagcacgatCTCTGCATTTTGCCAGGATCCAAGCCCGTCCAGCAATGCCTGCACCGCTTCGACGACGAGAGGCGTAGAGCCATAGGAGAAGAAATAGCTAAGCTGTCAGCCGCTGGCTTCATAAAAGAAGTCTATCACTCTGACTGGCTCTCTAACCCGGTCCTTGTAAGAAAGAAAACTggtcaatggaggatgtgtgtcgattacacCAGCCTGAACAAGACTTGCCCCCAAAGACCCTTTTCCTTTGCCTAGAATAGATCAAATAATTGACTCCACCTCTGGATGCGAGATCTTATCCTTTCTGGACGCTTACTCGGGCTATCACCAGATAGCGATGAAggaatccgaccagctcgcgacatcCTTCATCACGCTTTATGGCTCATACTATTACATGTCGATGCTGTTCAGTCTTAAGAATGCAGGGGCAACATACCAGCAATGCATGCAAGCCTGCTTCTCCGACCAGATCAACCCGCCGATCGACCCCGACCGGCCGGACCCGCCTCGGGCGACGGTCGCGGTCTACGTTGACGACATCGTCGTCAAGACGCCACGCGCGGACGACCTAGTTGCCACCGTGAGCACCACATTTGCAAATCTCAAGAGGTTCAATATCAAATTGAATCCTGAGAAATGCACGTTCGGTGTGCCTAAGGGCAAACTTCTCAGGTACATGGTGTCCGAGCGCGGCATTGAAGCCAACCGCGACAAAATCGCGGCTATCACCAACATGGGACCCATCCGTGGCGTCAAAGGCGTCCAGAGGTTAACCGGGTGCCTAGCAGCGCTCAGCCGGTTCATCGCCCGGCTGGGAGAGCGAGGCCTGCCGCTATACAAACTCCTCAAGAAATCCGACACCTTTGTATGGACGTACGAGGCACAGGCGGCCCTCGACCGCCTCAAGACTCTCTTATCCTCTCCACCGGTGCTCGTGGCTCCAGATCCCTGCAAACCCCTTTTGCTTTACCTGGCAGCCACTATCCATGTGGTCATCGCCGCTCTGGTGGTTGAAAGGGAAGAAAAGGGACACGCCCTTAAGGTCCAACATCCCGTATATTTCGTCAGCGAAGTACTGCCTGACACCAAGTCACGGTACCCGCAGACACAAAAACTCCTCTACACCGTCATCATGGTGGCCAAGAAGCTGCAACACTACTTCACCGAGCATGAGGTGTCGGTCGTCACCTCGTTCCCACTCGGAGAAGTTGTCCGCAACCGCGATGCCGTGGGGCGGATATCCAAATGGGCGGTGGAGCTGATGGGCTATGACGTCAAGTTCATGCCGCGCACGGCGATAAAGTCTCAGGCCCTGGCcgacttcatcgccgagtggaGGGAAGTTCAAGCTCCAACCCCAGAAATCTCTCACGAGTACTGGACCCTCTACTTCAACGGATCGGTCATGGGACCCGGCGCGGGGGCCGGGGTCATCCTGGTCTCCCCAGAAGGAGGCAAGTTCCAGTACACAGTCCgcatccacttccccgcatcaAACAACGTCGCTGAGTATGAGGCGCTCATCAGCGGCCTCCGCATAACCATCGACATCGGGGCAACCTGCCTGTACGTCTACGGTGACTCCAAGCTAGTAATCGACCAGGTCATGATGAACTCTAACTGCGAGAGCCCTCTCATGGACGCATACTGCCAGGAAGTACGTAAGCTAGAAGGGAGATTCCAGGGTctggagctccaccacatcccACGGAAACAAAACCCCGATCCGGACGCTCTCGCAAAGATGGCCGCCGACCGCAAGCCGGCGCCCAATGGCGTTTTCGTCAATGACCTGAACGTGCCGTCAGCACGAGAGAAGCAGCCGGCCACAGACAAGACAAAAACAAGGAAAACAGAGCATGCAGAGAAAACAGAGCATGTTCCCTCCGACCCAGCCCCCGACCAGGTACCCGGGGGCCCAACCTGTCTTGCTACGGGACAATCTGACCCAAGCCAGGTAGACAATGCAGATTGGAGAGCCGACCTATTGGCTTATCTCCTTCACGAAGTCCTCCCCGAGGAACACAACGCAGCCCGCCGGGTAGCCCGACGAGCCAAAACCTTCGCCGTAATCGACGGCGAACTCTACAAACGCAGCCCCTCAGAAATTGGTATTCTCATGAAGTGCATCCCCATTGCCCAGGGCAAAGAGCTTCTTTTCGAGATACACACCGGGATCTGCGGACACCACGCTGCACCATGCTCCTTGGTCGGAAAAGCTTTCCGGAAAGaattctactggccaacagcactgcGCAACGCGGAGGAGATCGTCCGTGCATGCAAAGGCTGCCAATTCTacgcaaaacaaacccacctgcCAGCCCAAGCCCTTCAGACCATTCCCATAACATGGTCATTCGCCGTGTGGGGTCTAGACATGGTCGGGCCACACAAGAAGGCACTAGGAGGGTTCACCCACTTACTTGTCacaatcgacaagttcacaaaatggatagaggcaaaaCCGATAACCACAAtcgactccaaggaggccgtcAAGTTCTTCTTGGACATCGTTTACAGATTTGGCGTGCCCAATTCCATCATTACCGATAACGGAACCAACTTCACAAGCCACTATTTCCAAGAGTTCGCGGAAGGATACGGGATCCGGATCGACTGGGCATCGGTCGGACATCCGCGCACAAACGGGCAAGTCGAAAGAGCTAACGGCCTAATCCTCCAAGGGCTCAAATTGCGCATTTTTGACATGCTCAAAAAGTTCGCGGGGCGTTGGGTGGAAGAACTGTTGGCAGTGC
The Panicum virgatum strain AP13 chromosome 6N, P.virgatum_v5, whole genome shotgun sequence genome window above contains:
- the LOC120679681 gene encoding uncharacterized protein LOC120679681, translated to MKAYPVGNIDLPVMFGSKANFRTETLTFEVVDWKGAYHTILGHPAYAKFMAAYVSSREYFNLATTAANSAELGQLRATTPECRPDPAKPSQAPAFISTNETKPVVVDDTDPTKMVQVGTQLSAK
- the LOC120679682 gene encoding uncharacterized protein LOC120679682; amino-acid sequence: MKESDQLATSFITLYGSYYYMSMLFSLKNAGATYQQCMQACFSDQINPPIDPDRPDPPRATVAVYVDDIVVKTPRADDLVATVSTTFANLKRFNIKLNPEKCTFGVPKGKLLRYMVSERGIEANRDKIAAITNMGPIRGVKGVQRLTGCLAALSRFIARLGERGLPLYKLLKKSDTFVWTYEAQAALDRLKTLLSSPPVLVAPDPCKPLLLYLAATIHVVIAALVVEREEKGHALKVQHPVYFVSEVLPDTKSRYPQTQKLLYTVIMVAKKLQHYFTEHEVSVVTSFPLGEVVRNRDAVGRISKWAVELMGYDVKFMPRTAIKSQALADFIAEWREVQAPTPEISHEYWTLYFNGSVMGPGAGAGVILVSPEGGKFQYTVRIHFPASNNVAEYEALISGLRITIDIGATCLYVYGDSKLVIDQVMMNSNCESPLMDAYCQEVRKLEGRFQGLELHHIPRKQNPDPDALAKMAADRKPAPNGVFVNDLNVPSAREKQPATDKTKTRKTEHAEKTEHVPSDPAPDQGKELLFEIHTGICGHHAAPCSLVGKAFRKEFYWPTALRNAEEIVRACKGCQFYAKQTHLPAQALQTIPITWSFAVWGLDMVGPHKKALGGFTHLLVTIDKFTKWIEAKPITTIDSKEAVKFFLDIVYRFGVPNSIITDNGTNFTSHYFQEFAEGYGIRIDWASVGHPRTNGQVERANGLILQGLKLRIFDMLKKFAGRWVEELLAVL